TGGAAGCTATGTAGCTAAAcatattttgcttttgctttttgcaatttcttttttcgtttAAGCTGATTTGTGAGCTGCATTCTGAAATTGTCATACGCATCTCTAATTCTTGGTAATGTTCACATCAGAGTGAGCTGAGCGCAATTGATTGGGTCTCAACTCTCAAGGCTTGGTTCTAATCAGAGTGACTTTAGGACTAAATCTGCTTTGGTCTTAACATTTTTCTTGTTGAATTCCTCCTCTCCTTGCTTAACTCCatgatttaattttctttttcgcCTGCCTATTTTCTCAGAGTTCTGACCTTTTTTCTATGTAGCGGGAATTACCAACCTCAAATGGTTTGGGGTAGAGGGTGAGTACAATGTCATGGTCATTGATCTTCTAGGGCCAAGCTTGGAAGACCTCTTCAACTACTGCAACAGGAAGTTCACATTGAAAACAGTATTAATGCTTGCAGATCAATTGGTAATTACATGCAGCAAATATGTCAACAAACGTGTATTGAACTGCCAAGTCACTCTAATAATTCACTTGTTTGGTACGGCTTTAGATTAACAGAGTGGAATACGTGCATTCAAGAGGTTTCCTTCACCGTGACATAAAGCCTGACAACTTTTTAATGGGCCTAGGGCGCAAAGCAAATCAGGTAAATTCGTGATGTATAATTTGTGCTTTTGCAATCTGTGGGACATGTCCTGCTCGGTATTTGCAGTTACTCCTTTtctttgttccattttttttggcaatatgTACTATCTGATCCTAGAATGCAGTGGTTAATATGCAATAACACTAGTTACTTGTCAGTTGTGAGACACCTTCTGGCTTCTAATTGTAGACCGAATGCACAATCAGAACCCTGGTGTTTAGTAACCCCTTATTTTGTTTCCATGAGTAATGGCTATTAGTTTTGCCTTCACTTTTTCATAGAAGATAACTTACTGCGGTACAAAATCATCATATTATCACAAAAGAAGACTTAGACTTGTAACTTTCTTAAAAGTCACTAGATCTATAATGGATTAGAATAAAACCACAAACACTACATAAGCTTAAAGAGGTAACCTTTTCtcaaacaaataacaaaagggAAGGGGAGACTCATTTGGAATTAACCTTTGGGCTACTCCAGAGAAGAAGCTTCTCCTCTGCCTGACAAGTTCGTAGATGAACTGTATAGTGGATTTGAGAGAGATGCATTCAAAGTGGATGCATCACAATCACAATAATCTTGAGTTTGCTACCAAGTCTGAGACACTGAGGAAGTGGGGATTCATGTATAGTTGGTCTTGTGTGGAATATACTGAATTGTAGTCTATAATAGTTTGCAGTTGTATATGATATAGAGCATGTGTGCGATATTCTTTAGGGGTATTATGGTCATTCCAATTccatactccctccatcccgaATTGTTACACTTTCATGCTTTTTGTTGTCTCATATAATTTGTCTATTTTGAAtattcaaaagcaaaatatggtaaacttcccattttacccttttcttttgggcccaaaatttcaaattcaaatcttcAAGTAGTCAAAGTACACTGGAAGGGTAAGATTGGACAGGTGTttgcacaatacaataatattccttaaaagttagaactcccaaaagtgtgtaacattttgggacggaggtagtgtATAGCAACAGTCTGCTGTTATCCTTACTTAACAATTCCACCACTTCTTTATTGCAGGTATATGTCATTGACTTTGGCCTCGCAAAAAAGTACAGGGATCTTCAGACTCATAAGCACATACCTTACAGGTGAAGAATCCATATAGTCTCACAGTTGATGATTTGATGTATTTTCTATCCTTTGAGACTATTCCAACATGTTGAATTTTAAGCAGTATCACTTTTCAGATTTTTTATCATGCTAAAGCTGGCTTGGTTAGCACCCTTGCATCACTGCAGATAGGAGCATATACATGCAAAGTGCATGTTTGCAGCTTCAAAGAGTTTCTTATTGCACTTTTAGGTATTTTGGGAGGGCAAGGCCGTCCCCTTAGCTGGGGAAACAATGTTGTACATAGTTCTGCATCCCATTCTACACTCACACTTAATAACTTACAGGGACCCATTGAGAGGGTTGGTTAGTACTTAGAGATGGTATGACTGATTAGCCATCTTGTTTGGCATCAGTTCGACACAGATATACTCTGTTGTGTGTAGTTAGAGATCCAGTAAGATATGTTTTCACTCTCATTATTGCTGTAAGATTTCCTCATGGTGAAAAAGCTCCCCTTGGAAGGATTTTCTTATCCTTTTGTTTCAACCTTTTCGTTGTAAAGGGGAATTTtgtgtcctttttttttcttcgttttaTTGTGTTTCCCATTACAAGCTTGCTTGTATGATGTAATTGATCTCAACTTCAATCAAAGCAACAAGGGGTTACAATGTTCACATCATGCAGTCAGCTATGCAAGTCCTCTTTCCCAATAATTTGCTAGAGATTAATTGGTTTTCCATATCCTTGACCAACTTTgttttgcacatttttttttctgcatttgtttttttcctctctttttattcTGAGTTGTACCTTTGTGTAGtttttgagcttatttttttggtttatttaccACAAGTTCTGTTCTTTgcagagaaaataaaaatctcacAGGCACAGCTCGCTATGCTAGTGTTAACACACACCTTGGAGTGGGTGAGTGGTTTACTGTCTCATTCTGTGCTACTGCTACCAATTAACATTAGGAGATACTAGATAGGTTGTCACAACTTTagatacatacatgtatgtttCATCTAATTGTCCTTAACTTTGCTGGCAGAACAAAGCAGAAGGGATGATCTGGAATCTCTTGGTTACGTGCTTATGTATTTCCTAAGAGGAAGGTTGAACTTATACTGGAGCTATCTCTATATGATTTTTCTTGGGGCGTTGTCTTGTTGAATCTTTAGAATAGCTTTGTTTCATTGCTTTGCCCTAAATTTGTTGCATATGGTTCCTTTGCGCCAGTCTTCCTTGGCAAGGGCTGAAAGCCGGAACAAAAAAGCAGAAATATGACAAGATCAGTGAAAAGAAGATGTTAACACCGATAGAGGTACTGCGTCTATCAAATGTAAATTTTGAATTCTTAAGTTTAGGGATAAGTTAAACTCGTTTTCAGAAATAAGTGTTGCTTATCAGTTTTGATTGAATGCTAGAGATGTCAAAATTGACGCTCTGACCCAAGACAGTTTCCTAGCtaaataattgttttttttttttttttgctcggcaataGCTAAATAATTGTTGACGAGCCCAAATATGCTCTGTGCCCATTTAGGGATGGATCGGGCTTCATGCCCATTTTAACATCTTGGCAGGTCCTAGACACACTTGAGAGTCAAGTTTGTGAGTTATGAACATGggttattaatcaaaattgaaatagTTTGAGTATGAAAGCGTTGCTGGACAGATAGGCTGCCATAGTAATTTAATCTTGCTCTCATCTTACAAATGATTAATGACATTGCTCAATCCAGGTTGAACTAAGTTTAGTTACTCTGCCGGGCTGGTCCTACCTTGGCCTGTGTTTGGGCTTGTAGAACACCCTGATTCAGTGATTGGATGGAATTGTTGGACATGTTGCTTTACTTATATTTGCCGGATGACATTTTGCTTGATCACTTGTGTTCAATAGGTACTTTGTAAATCATATCCATCGGAGTTCATATCATATTTTCACTATTGCCGATCGTTACGATTTGAAGACAAACCAGATTACTCGTATTTGAAGAGGCTTTTCCGCGACTTATTTATTCGAGAAGGTAAGTAAGAACTGAAAATGTTATAGCCTATGGATGTGTTTATGATTTGCGAATAAGAACTGAAAATGTAATAGCCTATGGATGTGTTTATGATTTGCTTTCAATTCTTCTTTCACCCCCCCTGTTACCCGCCAAGTCTCGATGAGCATCTAAAGCTTCTAGATCTAGTGTATATTATAGActtgtttttcattttggtcTTGCTACTGCTGCAGGTTATCAGTTCGATTATGTGTTCGATTGGACCATCTTGAAGTATCCTCAGATTGGTGCCAGTTCTAGAGGACGGGTAAGTGCTTGTAAATGTGATGGATGGAGTACTTTTCTTGCCATGatggtacttaatttttttgggggggttaAGTAATGGTACTTAATTCCATGTAGATTCCCAGCGGGAGTGGAGGCCTAAATCCTGGACCATCTGCCGAGAGACCAGAAAGGACCTCAGGTATTCTCTCTAACCCGAACTTGAATTGGTAATGGAAATGATGATGCCAAAACTTAAATAGTGTTGCTTCCACAGCACATTCAGTGCTTTTGTAATAAAGAATGTTCAAATTGGAGTGGAGGCAACAAATCCTCTTGTGGCGTAGCACTTGCTTTGGCCCATTAACGATTGAACACATGCTGCATCTgggattttaattttctgggtTGGGGGTTCACCTTATGGGAAGAGCCAAGTTCACATGCCCTACCCTAATTCCAAAGAAGACTGATAGTTCTGATGGATTGTCGTGCTTGACCTTTGTGTTTTATCTGTTTTATCCAGTAGGGCAAGAGATTAGAGAGAAATTCTCAGGTGCAGTTGAAGTATTTTCTAGAAAACATGCTTCGACTTCTGGTCGGCATGGTGACCACTCCAAAAACAGGACTTCAGAGGATGTGCCTTCATCTAAGGATGTGGTAATGTTTATTTCTTAGGGAAATTTATGCATTAAGTTTTTGTGGCTTTAATTCTTTTTTGGACCTGCCTTACCCTTTCGATCTCCAGTATGGgtgatgttcaaaaaaaaatgtattagtGATTTCATTGGTTATGTTTCTGTATTAATCACTTTCATGGTTTTTTTCCCACCATCTAATCAATTTGAGATGAAGTTTGAGCCTGGCTTCATTTTCAGCACTGGTAGTTACTATTCCATCATTTTTGGCTCTCCAAACAGTTCTTGATTCTCTGTTGATTAAATTTAATGGCTGGGTGGTATGCATAATAGTTGATCGTATGACTCCTCGCTCCAGGATGTATCATGTATACTCTTGAGTCATGATGAGGAAAGTGTCTGACAGATAAAACCTTACAATTGTCCCATGCATGCGATGATTAGAATCTCGAGGTTTAGTCTGACTAATTAATCAAATCTACTCTCAGTACCAATCTTTATTTGAGTCATGCAAAGAGATGAAGCATTAAGGTTCCCTGCCTGCACTTGAGATCGTAAAATTAATACACGTGCATTTTACAGGAATTTGATTCAGACAGAGGCCGAACTTCTCGAAATGGAAGCTCCTCAAAACGGGCCATCTCTGCCAGCAGACCAACCTCCTCCACCGAACCCAGTGAAGTGCGCTCTAGCCGGCTGGCTTCGAGTGGGGGCCGTGTGTCCACCGCACAAAGAATCCAACCGGGAGTAGATCCAAAATCATCATCTTTTACACGTACCTCAATCATGAAGGGGACCCGGGACGACCCTCTTCGCAGCTTTGAGCTTCTCTCAATAAGGAAGTAAATGGGGTGGGTATTTGTCCATTAAAAAGTACCACTCTTGTGTCAAGTGGATGAAAACCACTCTATTTGTTGAGTCTATAGCAGTATCTCAATCTTGTACATGGGAAAGCATTGGCATTTTTACTGCCAATATTTGTTgtccacttttttttcttcttccctctttcAGTGTGCCGCATTTTATAAGGTTGAGTTTACATGGTCGGAAATTTCTGTCATGTACGAGACTTGGTGGCTGTGATTAATACTGCTGCCGTTGATGTACCATGAAATATCCTTTTAAGTCGTAAACATGGGGATTTAATGCCAGCATCGATCTTGAGCTTCCTTTTGTTGAGCTGATGGTTCTCGAGTACAATTGAACTTTTAACATTGTAACTGAAATGAATCGTGCTATGGACTTTGGATTCGGCTCTTGCTCGTAACGCCCTTGCCGGATTCAACTCTTGCTGGTAAATAACCTCATTTGGGCGTGAATCTAGATCGTTTTGCCAAGGATTTAAAATCAAAGTACCTCCACTGTGAAATTCCACAGAATTCTCGGggctccgtttcagaaacttttttaaaaaataagtacttattttggaacttcacaaagaaaaataagaaagggTTGTTCtagaaaactcaaataagcagcttattttacattttcaaactcaaaaataacgtaaatgaaaaataatttttcaattttttttgcaccgtattaaaaatctcaatgagatctatcgaataagatccatattgataggaaaattatttgcgtaaacacatgatttttgagtttaaagttgccttgaccaaaaaataagtacttacttcttattttgtggaacaagtcttattattaaacaaaaaataaaaacttattcaagttctggaacggggcctaattcgATAATATTTTATCGAACCATAGTCTTGCAAAGCAAGAGAGATTTCCAGTGAGTCTTGCAAAGGAAGAGAGATTTCCAGTCATTCTCATTTCGTAGTTATGACGACTAGAAGAGTATAGCAGTTGGCAGCAACATCAAAACATCGGTTTGCACGTTCAGTATCGACAGGAGGAGGTTCACCGACACGGATGATTAACTTTATAATCATTCTTATTTTGAGCAAATACAAACTAACttcaatattattttatatagtatatatatacaatctTCAGATGAGCATTAATAGGCTGAGAGTTGCACATTTTCTCGAGAATAGATTCATGAAAATTTGATCGGATACAAGGATTGGGAGGACAAAAAATGTAAGCTCGGTCGGAAAAGATATGTGTCCAGTGTACAACCTTGGAACAAATTGAAGGAATGAGCCCCAATCATAAACTTCCGCAGAAAACAAGGTCCTCCAATCTTTAGCTCAAGGATTTCTAAGGGCTGCCAACCTCTTCTCCAGCTCATCAACGCTAGAACTGCAGGGAAGAGAGGATGCCGTAAAGAAAAGACAGCCAGAAACATAATTATGGCTGCGAGTCAAATAACTGATCAGAACTTGATACCAACACGTGCATCAATCTCCATTGCCAAAATTAAGTAAATTGCAAAAATTGGATAGGAATTCCCAGTATTCACACCCGCATTAAACCGCAAATATGTCACCTTCCTCTTTAAAACACGAAACGAACTCGGACCATGGATTTTCACCCAATAATATTACGATTGCTCCAAATTGCAAGTTATACAAGACAATTCCTATGATCCAGTTTCCATATGTTACTGTTGCTGTATCATGCAATGGACTCGCCAAAGTAGCAAATTTCTCTTTTCATAGTTTACGGAGAGGAAAAATGGGGAGGGGCTAAGGCATAGGGCAAAGAACAGTAATGTACCTGCTAGCACCCTCAGCTGTCTTCCCTGCAATTCTTCCTTTTGGTGCTGCTGATAACTGCTCAGACACATGTTAAACTTaaatccacatgatacataaaAGTAGCATCAATTGAAaagataaattcaaaaaatattcctAGAAATGCAGACCTGTGAGGCCACATCAACTCCAATTTCATCAAGGACCTggaaagtgaaaaataaatagttaaagATTACAGTTTCTTTGAATTTTAACAGGGAAAAGAATAGTGCCATCAGTTCCATGTTTCAAATCCACtagtcaatttttatttttatttttattttttgaacaaatccaCTAGTCAATGACATCCAAAACTTAATTAACTAGACCGTGCTCAAACAAAAGTACGGGAAACATCAACACTGTCTATAGTGATGTTACGCCAAAAGTTGCTTAGAGTTAAATACGCGAAATATCAGCACCCACTATAATTACCCTTAAAAAGTCACCAGGCTTCGT
The sequence above is a segment of the Rhododendron vialii isolate Sample 1 chromosome 13a, ASM3025357v1 genome. Coding sequences within it:
- the LOC131313081 gene encoding casein kinase 1-like protein 9 isoform X5 — protein: MDHVIGGKFKLGRKIGSGSFGELYLGVNVQTGEEVAIKLESVKTKHPQLHYESKIYTILVGGTGITNLKWFGVEGEYNVMVIDLLGPSLEDLFNYCNRKFTLKTVLMLADQLINRVEYVHSRGFLHRDIKPDNFLMGLGRKANQVYVIDFGLAKKYRDLQTHKHIPYRENKNLTGTARYASVNTHLGVEQSRRDDLESLGYVLMYFLRGSLPWQGLKAGTKKQKYDKISEKKMLTPIEVLCKSYPSEFISYFHYCRSLRFEDKPDYSYLKRLFRDLFIREGYQFDYVFDWTILKYPQIGASSRGRIPSGSGGLNPGPSAERPERTSGQEIREKFSGAVEVFSRKHASTSGRHGDHSKNRTSEDVPSSKDVEFDSDRGRTSRNGSSSKRAISASRPTSSTEPSEVRSSRLASSGGRVSTAQRIQPGVDPKSSSFTRTSIMKGTRDDPLRSFELLSIRK
- the LOC131313081 gene encoding casein kinase 1-like protein 10 isoform X6; this encodes MDHVIGGKFKLGRKIGSGSFGELYLGVNVQTGEEVAIKLESVKTKHPQLHYESKIYTILVGGTGITNLKWFGVEGEYNVMVIDLLGPSLEDLFNYCNRKFTLKTVLMLADQLINRVEYVHSRGFLHRDIKPDNFLMGLGRKANQVYVIDFGLAKKYRDLQTHKHIPYRENKNLTGTARYASVNTHLGVEQSRRDDLESLGYVLMYFLRGSLPWQGLKAGTKKQKYDKISEKKMLTPIEVLCKSYPSEFISYFHYCRSLRFEDKPDYSYLKRLFRDLFIREGYQFDYVFDWTILKYPQIGASSRGRIPSGSGGLNPGPSAERPERTSVGHETVDWTKDCDHDDDEEEEEEEQDEEEEEPTVTTQLSR
- the LOC131313081 gene encoding casein kinase 1-like protein 7 isoform X4, producing MDHVIGGKFKLGRKIGSGSFGELYLGVNVQTGEEVAIKLESVKTKHPQLHYESKIYTILVGGTGITNLKWFGVEGEYNVMVIDLLGPSLEDLFNYCNRKFTLKTVLMLADQLINRVEYVHSRGFLHRDIKPDNFLMGLGRKANQVYVIDFGLAKKYRDLQTHKHIPYRENKNLTGTARYASVNTHLGVEQSRRDDLESLGYVLMYFLRGSLPWQGLKAGTKKQKYDKISEKKMLTPIEVLCKSYPSEFISYFHYCRSLRFEDKPDYSYLKRLFRDLFIREGYQFDYVFDWTILKYPQIGASSRGRIPSGSGGLNPGPSAERPERTSVGQEIREKFSGAVEVFSRKHASTSGRHGDHSKNRTSEDVPSSKDVEFDSDRGRTSRNGSSSKRAISASRPTSSTEPSEVRSSRLASSGGRVSTAQRIQPGVDPKSSSFTRTSIMKGTRDDPLRSFELLSIRK